One Cupriavidus taiwanensis LMG 19424 DNA segment encodes these proteins:
- a CDS encoding amidohydrolase family protein, which produces MMSRRALPLVDTHFHVFDTGAATASARYRPAYAAGLDDWQAAVGSLDGRGDQGDLYGVVVQTSFLGTDNTALLAALKTLPGRLRGVAVVDPAITDAQLTALQAAGVRGIRLNLYGDPEWQRIATAPWRALFHRIAALGWHVELHTGNGQGAMVLAQLDAALGAAGVPVVLDHFGRPGTAGIADPIFDVAMVVRARRQLWVKISAPYRLASPHDWPLLAQRWRDIVGDDRLLWGSDWPWTNHEGPQRLDECRELAAWRGQDGDGAALSAALRWRNAAALYGFALPA; this is translated from the coding sequence ATGATGAGCAGGCGCGCATTGCCGCTGGTGGATACCCATTTCCACGTCTTCGATACCGGCGCGGCCACGGCTTCGGCGCGCTACCGGCCGGCCTATGCCGCCGGGCTGGACGACTGGCAGGCGGCCGTTGGCAGCCTGGACGGACGCGGCGACCAGGGCGACCTGTATGGGGTGGTGGTCCAGACGAGTTTTCTCGGCACCGACAACACGGCGCTGCTGGCCGCGCTGAAAACACTGCCCGGGCGCTTGCGCGGCGTGGCGGTGGTCGACCCCGCCATCACGGACGCGCAGCTGACGGCGCTCCAGGCCGCCGGCGTGCGCGGCATCCGCCTGAACCTGTACGGTGATCCGGAATGGCAACGCATTGCCACCGCGCCATGGCGCGCGCTGTTCCACAGGATTGCCGCGCTGGGCTGGCACGTCGAGCTCCATACCGGCAACGGGCAGGGCGCCATGGTGCTGGCGCAGCTGGATGCGGCGCTTGGTGCTGCCGGCGTGCCGGTCGTGCTTGACCACTTTGGCCGGCCCGGCACGGCAGGGATCGCGGATCCCATCTTCGACGTCGCCATGGTGGTGCGCGCGCGTCGCCAGCTGTGGGTGAAAATCAGCGCGCCCTACCGGCTGGCATCGCCACACGATTGGCCACTGCTTGCGCAGCGCTGGCGCGACATCGTCGGCGATGACCGCCTGCTGTGGGGCAGCGACTGGCCGTGGACCAATCACGAGGGGCCGCAGCGGCTGGACGAGTGCCGCGAGCTTGCCGCGTGGCGAGGGCAGGACGGTGACGGCGCGGCGTTGTCCGCCGCGCTGCGCTGGCGCAACGCCGCGGCGCTTTACGGGTTTGCTCTGCCGGCGTAG
- a CDS encoding LysR family transcriptional regulator, with translation MEPITHDRLAGITAFVAAAEAGSFAQAAVRLGLTRSAIGKAIARLEARVGARLFVRTTRSLVLTDDGQAFYERCAQALEELDAAQHMLEAGRGAVAGRVRVSAPVVFGRHHVAPLLLQLADRHPQLRLEGNFTDRLVDFADDGIDLAIRSGRLPDSDTLVARPLGAQAMVLCAAPGYLRRHGTPASAAALLSHQCLVYLRGSQPVPWLLADTDGNPVRPELSHRLAFDDIDTLAMAAIRGAGVANLPLWLVRAPLQQGTLVRLLPQASASRTPLHLVWPRTRFLPHKLRVTIDLLVAALPAVLTVD, from the coding sequence ATGGAACCAATCACCCATGACCGGCTGGCCGGCATCACGGCCTTCGTGGCCGCGGCGGAAGCGGGCAGTTTTGCCCAGGCAGCGGTGCGCCTGGGCCTGACACGCTCGGCCATCGGCAAGGCCATTGCGCGGCTGGAGGCGCGCGTCGGCGCGCGCCTGTTCGTGCGCACGACGCGCAGCCTGGTGCTGACCGACGACGGCCAGGCGTTCTACGAGCGCTGCGCCCAGGCGCTGGAGGAACTGGATGCCGCGCAGCACATGCTGGAGGCCGGGCGCGGCGCCGTCGCGGGCCGCGTGCGCGTGAGCGCGCCGGTGGTGTTCGGCCGCCATCATGTGGCGCCGCTGCTGCTGCAACTGGCGGACCGTCATCCGCAACTGCGGCTGGAAGGGAATTTCACCGACCGGCTGGTGGACTTTGCCGACGACGGCATCGACCTGGCGATCCGCAGCGGCCGCCTGCCGGACAGCGACACGCTGGTGGCACGGCCGCTGGGCGCGCAGGCCATGGTGCTGTGCGCGGCGCCCGGTTACCTGCGCCGTCACGGCACGCCGGCCAGCGCTGCCGCACTCCTGTCGCACCAGTGCCTGGTCTACCTGCGCGGCAGCCAGCCCGTTCCCTGGTTACTGGCCGACACCGACGGCAATCCGGTGCGGCCGGAGCTGTCACACCGGCTCGCCTTCGACGACATCGATACCCTGGCCATGGCCGCGATCCGCGGCGCCGGCGTGGCGAACCTGCCGCTGTGGCTGGTGCGGGCGCCGCTGCAGCAGGGCACGCTGGTGCGCTTGCTGCCACAGGCCTCGGCCAGCCGCACGCCGTTGCACCTGGTATGGCCGCGCACGCGTTTCCTGCCGCACAAGCTGCGGGTGACGATCGATTTGCTGGTGGCCGCGCTGCCGGCGGTGCTGACAGTGGATTGA
- a CDS encoding zinc-dependent alcohol dehydrogenase family protein — protein sequence MTSSMQRWQLSAFGRNHLHRVDAPIPTPGHGEVLVRVHAVALNYRDLMIIHDGMGMPVQPPLVPGSDMRGEVVAIGDGVADFAVGDAVISTFFTGWLDGVQPRHSKPLGVPGPGMLSEYVVLAEDALVAAPRTLDAAQASTLTCAGLTAWQALAEATVTRPGDTVVVIGTGGVALFAVQIARAQGARVIVVSGSDDKLARAQAVGAAHGIHRGRTPDWPAAVRELTGGHGADHVLELAGGDNFGRSLAALAQGGRVSVIGNLQGDELRANVYPVLHGRVTVQGIGVSHRRALQDLVRAADWLQLRPVVAREYGFGELPAALDHVERGAFGKVVVRLD from the coding sequence ATGACTTCCTCCATGCAACGCTGGCAACTTTCGGCATTCGGCCGCAACCACCTGCATCGCGTCGATGCGCCGATACCCACGCCGGGGCATGGCGAAGTACTGGTGCGGGTGCATGCGGTCGCCCTGAACTACCGCGACCTGATGATCATCCACGACGGCATGGGCATGCCGGTGCAGCCGCCGCTGGTGCCGGGGTCGGACATGCGCGGCGAAGTCGTGGCCATTGGCGATGGCGTTGCCGACTTTGCCGTGGGCGACGCGGTCATCAGCACCTTCTTCACCGGCTGGCTCGATGGCGTGCAGCCGCGCCACAGCAAGCCGCTGGGCGTGCCGGGGCCCGGCATGCTGTCCGAGTACGTGGTGCTGGCCGAGGATGCGCTGGTGGCGGCGCCGCGCACGCTCGACGCCGCGCAGGCCAGCACGCTGACCTGCGCCGGCCTGACGGCGTGGCAGGCGCTGGCCGAGGCCACGGTGACGCGGCCGGGCGATACCGTGGTGGTGATCGGCACCGGCGGCGTGGCCTTGTTCGCGGTGCAGATCGCCCGTGCCCAGGGCGCGCGCGTGATCGTGGTATCGGGCAGTGACGACAAGCTGGCGCGCGCGCAGGCCGTGGGCGCGGCGCACGGCATCCATCGCGGCCGTACGCCCGACTGGCCCGCCGCGGTGCGCGAGCTGACCGGCGGCCACGGCGCCGACCATGTGCTGGAACTGGCCGGCGGCGACAACTTCGGCCGCTCGCTGGCTGCGCTGGCGCAGGGCGGTCGCGTCTCGGTGATCGGCAACCTGCAGGGCGACGAGCTGCGCGCCAACGTCTATCCGGTGCTGCATGGCCGCGTGACCGTGCAGGGTATCGGGGTGTCGCACCGGCGCGCCTTGCAGGACCTGGTGCGCGCCGCAGACTGGCTGCAGCTTCGACCGGTGGTGGCGCGCGAATACGGGTTCGGCGAGCTGCCGGCGGCGCTCGACCACGTCGAGCGCGGCGCCTTCGGCAAAGTGGTGGTGCGGCTGGACTGA
- a CDS encoding DUF2894 domain-containing protein, with protein sequence MAELDAAAGARAQLDAWRASGADRADPVRFRLMQALAARAAGHGGAARQLLEARLRELIGAYAALVPRNADNAGETTCQPVPTPAVSALGALVHDLAARARPAIAAASNDARPVSPSPAQAVSMPLVDTLADYFRETWARVSVEQQFRQSLERVPENAGPLNTDHLVHRALSLMRETSPEYLRHFLSYVEGMAWLEQLSTAAAAQKEAARAAARKSTRAKARKP encoded by the coding sequence ATGGCTGAGCTCGACGCGGCGGCCGGGGCCCGCGCGCAACTCGACGCCTGGCGGGCCAGCGGCGCCGACCGCGCCGACCCGGTGCGCTTCCGGCTGATGCAGGCACTGGCCGCCCGCGCCGCCGGACACGGCGGCGCGGCGCGGCAGTTGCTGGAGGCGCGCCTGCGGGAGCTGATCGGCGCCTATGCCGCCCTTGTGCCGCGCAACGCCGATAACGCTGGCGAGACCACTTGCCAGCCAGTGCCAACGCCAGCCGTGAGCGCGCTGGGCGCACTGGTCCACGATCTCGCCGCGCGTGCCAGACCCGCCATCGCGGCGGCTTCGAACGATGCCCGCCCGGTCTCGCCGTCACCGGCGCAAGCCGTGAGCATGCCGCTGGTCGACACCCTCGCCGACTACTTCCGCGAGACCTGGGCCCGGGTCAGCGTCGAGCAGCAGTTCCGCCAGTCGCTGGAACGCGTGCCGGAGAACGCCGGACCGCTCAATACCGACCATCTCGTGCACCGTGCGCTGTCGCTGATGCGCGAGACATCGCCCGAATACCTGCGGCATTTCCTGTCGTATGTCGAGGGCATGGCGTGGCTGGAGCAATTGAGCACGGCTGCCGCGGCGCAAAAGGAAGCGGCGCGCGCGGCCGCCCGGAAAAGCACGCGCGCCAAAGCCCGCAAGCCATAA
- a CDS encoding OmpA family protein encodes MREEFDAGVEPTVPAWAVFGDLMSVLLGAFVLVLLGVIGVQMELSARLEAEVKQRQEEAQRRETLEKALAGPLAAGRVTLVNGRIGISGSVLFALNSAELQPEGRDLLRSLAQPLSAYLRSRDEILMVSGFTDDQQVREGNRRFADNWELSAQRALTVTRTLIDAGIPPSSVFSAAFGSQQPVTPNADAASRAKNRRVEISPVPRVTTGTVKAHG; translated from the coding sequence ATGAGAGAGGAATTCGACGCCGGCGTTGAGCCCACCGTGCCGGCCTGGGCGGTCTTCGGCGACCTGATGTCGGTGCTGCTGGGCGCGTTCGTGCTGGTGCTGCTGGGCGTCATCGGCGTGCAGATGGAGCTGTCGGCCCGGCTGGAAGCCGAGGTGAAGCAGCGGCAGGAAGAAGCCCAGCGCCGCGAGACGCTGGAAAAGGCGCTGGCCGGCCCGCTCGCCGCCGGCCGCGTGACGCTGGTGAACGGGCGCATCGGCATCAGCGGCAGCGTGCTGTTCGCGCTGAACTCCGCCGAGTTGCAGCCCGAAGGCCGCGATCTGCTCAGGAGCCTGGCCCAGCCGCTGTCGGCCTACCTGCGCAGCCGCGACGAGATCCTGATGGTCAGCGGCTTTACCGACGACCAGCAGGTGCGCGAGGGCAACCGGCGCTTTGCCGACAACTGGGAACTGTCGGCGCAGCGCGCCCTGACCGTAACCCGCACGCTGATCGATGCGGGCATCCCGCCCTCATCGGTATTCTCGGCCGCGTTCGGCTCGCAGCAGCCGGTGACGCCGAATGCCGATGCCGCCAGCCGAGCGAAAAACCGGCGCGTGGAAATCTCGCCGGTGCCGCGCGTGACCACCGGCACGGTGAAGGCGCATGGCTGA
- a CDS encoding DUF802 domain-containing protein: protein MTRYLSHIVAFLAGLAVVCWIGAGYAGTNFLALVVTLLIGGFYVAGALELLRYRQATATLAQALGGLAEAPASLGGWLERLHPSLRDSVRLRVEGERVGLPGPALTPYLVGLLVLLGMLGTFLGMVATLRGTGIALEGATDLQAIRASLAAPVKGLGFAFGTSVAGVATSAMLGLLSALCRRERIQAAQALDARIATTLRSFSRGHQRDEALRLLQRQADVMPALAEQMQAMMRAMAQQNEALAERLAASQDAFHGKTEAVYTRLAASVEQSLKDSIADSARAAGAAIQPAVDATMAGLARETTALRDAVTQAVQQHLDGVSSRFESATAGVAATWNQALAGHQRTSEALAADLRTSLDGFSQTFEQRSASLLDNVASRFDAVAASTAEAWREALSRQQQATEKLAGDNQQALSAAAATFGEHAAALVRTVDASHAGLQAQLAAQDAQRLSAWADTLGGMTATLRQQLEQLNAHTVSRHDEISATLARNVREVSAQTQAHASSTLAEIDRLVQAAAEAPKAAVALQAELASRDEARFAAWTDTLGSITATLRQEWQQLNAHTVARQDEISATLAQHVQEISAQTQAHASRTLAEIDRLVQAASEAPKAAVALQAELAERDAARFAGWTDTLGGIAATLRQQWEQSSTHAAARQREVCEALAQTARAISTETQAHTSTTLAEIDRLVQAAAEAPKAATALQAEMVAQDAQRLAAWTETLGTMAAALRGEWEQASAHATARQQEICEMLSVTARDMAAQAQAQATGTVAEVSRLLQAASEAPRAAAEVIAELREKLTEGMARDHAMLEERSRMMETLGTLLDAVNHASTEQRTAVDTLVATTADLLERIGTRFTDKVESESGKLAGIAAQVTGSAVEVASLGEAFGVAVQLFSESNGKLIDHLQRIEAALDKSMTRSDEQLAYYVAQAREVVDLSMLSQKQILEDLQLRASAQASGAEAA, encoded by the coding sequence ATGACCCGATACCTATCCCATATTGTTGCGTTCCTGGCGGGCCTGGCGGTCGTCTGCTGGATTGGCGCGGGCTATGCCGGCACCAATTTCCTGGCGCTGGTCGTCACCCTGCTGATCGGCGGCTTCTACGTGGCCGGCGCGCTGGAACTGCTGCGCTATCGCCAGGCCACCGCCACGCTGGCGCAGGCGCTGGGCGGCCTGGCCGAAGCGCCGGCCAGCCTGGGCGGCTGGCTGGAACGCCTCCACCCCAGCCTGCGCGACAGCGTGCGGCTGCGCGTCGAAGGCGAGCGCGTCGGCCTGCCGGGCCCGGCGCTGACGCCCTACCTGGTCGGTCTGCTGGTGCTGCTAGGCATGCTGGGCACGTTCCTCGGCATGGTGGCCACCTTGCGCGGCACCGGCATCGCGCTCGAAGGCGCGACCGACCTGCAGGCGATCCGCGCATCGCTGGCGGCGCCGGTCAAGGGGCTGGGCTTTGCCTTCGGCACCTCGGTCGCGGGCGTGGCCACTTCGGCCATGCTGGGGCTGCTGTCCGCGCTGTGCCGGCGCGAGCGCATCCAGGCCGCGCAGGCGCTCGATGCCCGCATCGCCACTACGCTGCGCAGCTTCTCGCGCGGCCACCAGCGCGACGAAGCCTTGCGGTTGCTGCAGCGCCAGGCCGACGTGATGCCGGCGCTGGCCGAGCAGATGCAGGCCATGATGCGCGCCATGGCGCAACAGAACGAGGCCCTGGCCGAGCGGCTGGCGGCCAGCCAGGACGCCTTCCACGGCAAGACCGAAGCCGTCTACACGCGCCTGGCGGCGTCGGTGGAGCAATCGCTCAAGGACAGCATTGCCGACAGCGCCCGCGCCGCGGGCGCCGCGATCCAGCCCGCGGTGGACGCGACCATGGCCGGCCTGGCGCGTGAGACCACGGCCCTGCGCGACGCCGTCACGCAGGCGGTGCAACAGCACCTGGACGGCGTTTCGAGCCGGTTCGAGAGCGCTACCGCCGGTGTCGCCGCCACCTGGAACCAGGCGCTTGCCGGCCATCAGCGCACCAGCGAGGCGCTAGCGGCGGACCTGCGCACTTCGCTCGATGGCTTCAGCCAGACCTTCGAGCAACGCTCGGCCAGCCTGCTGGACAATGTCGCCAGCCGCTTCGACGCCGTCGCGGCCAGCACCGCCGAGGCCTGGCGCGAGGCGCTGTCGCGGCAGCAGCAGGCCACCGAAAAACTGGCCGGCGACAACCAGCAAGCGCTGTCGGCCGCCGCTGCTACATTTGGCGAGCACGCCGCGGCGCTGGTGCGCACCGTGGACGCCTCGCATGCCGGCCTGCAGGCGCAACTCGCCGCACAGGACGCGCAGCGCCTGTCGGCCTGGGCCGACACGCTCGGCGGCATGACCGCGACCCTGCGCCAGCAACTGGAACAGCTGAACGCACACACCGTCAGCCGCCACGACGAAATCAGCGCCACGCTGGCGCGGAACGTGCGCGAGGTCTCGGCGCAGACGCAGGCGCATGCCAGCAGCACGCTGGCCGAGATCGACCGCCTGGTGCAGGCCGCCGCCGAAGCGCCGAAGGCCGCCGTCGCGCTGCAGGCAGAACTGGCGTCGCGCGATGAAGCGCGCTTTGCTGCGTGGACCGATACGCTTGGCAGCATCACGGCCACGCTGCGCCAGGAATGGCAGCAGCTGAACGCGCACACGGTCGCGCGCCAGGATGAAATCAGCGCGACGCTGGCGCAGCACGTGCAAGAGATCTCCGCGCAGACGCAGGCGCATGCCAGCCGCACCCTCGCCGAAATCGACCGGCTGGTGCAGGCCGCCTCGGAAGCGCCGAAGGCCGCGGTCGCGCTGCAGGCAGAACTGGCCGAGCGCGATGCTGCGCGCTTCGCCGGCTGGACCGACACCCTCGGCGGCATCGCCGCGACGCTGCGCCAGCAATGGGAGCAGTCCAGCACGCACGCCGCCGCGCGCCAGCGGGAAGTGTGCGAGGCGCTGGCACAGACCGCGCGCGCCATCTCGACCGAAACCCAGGCGCATACCAGCACCACCCTGGCCGAGATCGACCGCCTGGTGCAGGCCGCCGCCGAGGCGCCGAAGGCCGCCACCGCGCTGCAGGCGGAAATGGTGGCGCAGGACGCGCAACGCCTGGCCGCGTGGACCGAAACGCTGGGCACCATGGCGGCTGCGCTGCGCGGCGAATGGGAACAGGCCAGCGCGCACGCCACCGCGCGCCAGCAAGAGATCTGCGAAATGCTGTCCGTCACCGCGCGCGACATGGCGGCGCAGGCCCAGGCCCAGGCCACCGGCACCGTCGCTGAAGTCTCGCGCCTGCTGCAGGCCGCGAGCGAAGCGCCCCGCGCCGCCGCCGAAGTCATCGCGGAGCTGCGCGAGAAGCTGACCGAGGGCATGGCGCGCGACCATGCCATGCTGGAAGAACGCAGCCGCATGATGGAAACCCTGGGCACGCTGCTTGACGCCGTGAACCACGCCTCGACCGAACAACGCACCGCGGTCGATACGCTGGTTGCCACCACTGCCGACCTGCTCGAGCGCATCGGCACCCGCTTCACCGACAAGGTTGAGTCCGAGAGCGGCAAGCTTGCCGGCATCGCCGCGCAGGTCACCGGCAGCGCGGTCGAGGTGGCCAGTCTGGGCGAAGCCTTCGGCGTGGCGGTGCAGCTGTTCAGCGAATCGAACGGCAAGCTGATCGATCACCTGCAGCGCATCGAGGCCGCGCTCGACAAGTCGATGACGCGCAGCGACGAGCAACTGGCCTACTACGTGGCGCAGGCGCGCGAGGTGGTGGACCTGAGCATGCTGTCGCAGAAGCAGATCCTGGAAGACCTGCAGCTGCGCGCATCCGCGCAGGCGTCCGGCGCAGAGGCGGCATGA
- a CDS encoding DUF3348 domain-containing protein: MLQVPRRTGLSGPTLVRLLARLADADAPAPASSLSSQLSQWLGWADAIALSSALKAHAQAEPGTASAGGGTEAQDCARVRARLADAIAEDTAPASRRRGPARPSALTDPVDAQVDYAVHRQRYQTLQQAMETAIGGARARLRAALSAGTPAMAKLAMVDAVMERVLGAREQSLLGAVPNLLEAHFQRLRQAEAQALEAQAQAPEQPAAIRAGAWLGVFRKDMQSVLLAELEIRWQPVEGLLAALQDS; encoded by the coding sequence ATGTTACAAGTGCCCCGGCGCACAGGCCTGAGCGGACCCACGCTGGTCCGCCTGCTGGCCCGCCTGGCTGATGCCGACGCCCCCGCCCCTGCAAGCTCGCTTTCCAGCCAGCTGAGCCAATGGCTTGGCTGGGCGGATGCGATCGCGCTGTCGTCGGCGCTGAAGGCCCACGCGCAGGCCGAGCCAGGTACCGCAAGTGCCGGCGGCGGCACCGAAGCGCAGGACTGCGCACGCGTGCGCGCGCGGCTGGCCGACGCCATCGCCGAAGACACCGCGCCGGCCAGCCGGCGGCGGGGCCCGGCGCGACCGTCGGCGCTGACGGACCCGGTCGATGCGCAGGTGGACTACGCGGTCCATCGCCAGCGTTACCAGACGCTGCAGCAGGCCATGGAAACCGCCATCGGCGGCGCGCGCGCGCGCCTGCGCGCCGCGCTGTCGGCCGGTACGCCGGCCATGGCCAAGCTGGCGATGGTCGACGCGGTGATGGAGCGCGTGCTCGGCGCGCGCGAGCAGAGCCTGCTGGGCGCGGTACCAAACCTGCTGGAGGCGCATTTCCAGCGACTGCGCCAGGCCGAGGCCCAGGCCCTGGAAGCGCAGGCCCAGGCACCCGAACAACCCGCGGCGATCCGCGCCGGCGCATGGCTGGGCGTGTTCCGCAAGGATATGCAGAGCGTGCTGCTCGCCGAACTCGAGATCCGCTGGCAGCCCGTCGAAGGCTTGCTGGCGGCGCTGCAAGACAGCTAA
- a CDS encoding DUF1254 domain-containing protein: MKIKLTAACATGIAFAMLGTVHAQPATTPPAGAAVPVTVDNFIRAETDMYLGGLVKQGGIGKLLHRREPASIDQQTVIRLNRDTLYSSGVFDLDAGPVTITMPDPGKRFMALQVINEDHYVPNVFYGKGTYTLTRENVGTRYVAAAIRTLVDPNSADDIRQVHVLQDAIKVSQQATGKFETPAWDAASQKKIRDALLVLSSTMPDFRQAFGTRETVDPVRRLIGTAAAWGGNPDKDAVYLNITPAKNDGKTVYRLNVKDVPVDAFWSVSVYNAAGYFQKNPANAYTVNNLTAKKSSDGAIAIQFGGCDGQVPNCLPVVEGWNYTVRLYRPRAEVLSGAWNFPQPQPVN; this comes from the coding sequence ATGAAAATCAAACTGACCGCCGCCTGCGCAACTGGCATTGCCTTCGCCATGCTTGGCACCGTCCACGCCCAGCCGGCCACAACGCCGCCGGCCGGCGCCGCCGTTCCCGTTACCGTCGACAACTTCATCCGCGCCGAGACCGATATGTACCTGGGCGGGCTGGTCAAGCAGGGCGGCATCGGCAAGCTGCTGCATCGCCGGGAACCTGCGTCGATCGACCAGCAGACCGTGATCCGCCTCAACCGCGATACGCTCTATTCGTCCGGCGTGTTCGACCTCGATGCCGGCCCGGTGACCATCACCATGCCGGATCCGGGCAAGCGCTTCATGGCCCTGCAGGTCATCAACGAAGACCACTATGTGCCCAACGTGTTCTACGGCAAGGGCACCTACACGCTGACCCGCGAGAACGTCGGCACCCGCTACGTGGCCGCGGCGATCCGCACGCTGGTGGATCCGAACAGCGCGGATGACATCCGCCAGGTCCATGTGCTGCAAGATGCGATCAAGGTCAGCCAGCAGGCCACGGGGAAATTCGAGACGCCCGCGTGGGATGCTGCGAGCCAGAAGAAGATCCGCGATGCGCTGCTGGTGTTGTCCTCGACCATGCCGGACTTCAGGCAGGCGTTCGGCACCAGGGAGACGGTCGACCCGGTGCGGCGCCTGATCGGCACGGCGGCGGCATGGGGCGGCAATCCTGACAAGGACGCGGTGTACCTCAACATCACGCCCGCGAAGAACGACGGCAAGACGGTCTATCGCCTCAATGTGAAGGACGTGCCCGTCGATGCGTTCTGGTCGGTCAGCGTCTACAACGCCGCCGGCTACTTCCAGAAGAATCCCGCCAATGCCTACACGGTCAACAACCTGACCGCGAAGAAGAGTAGCGATGGTGCCATCGCCATCCAGTTCGGCGGCTGCGACGGCCAGGTGCCCAACTGCCTGCCGGTGGTCGAGGGATGGAACTACACCGTGCGGCTCTATCGTCCCCGCGCCGAGGTGCTGAGCGGTGCGTGGAATTTCCCCCAGCCGCAGCCGGTCAACTGA
- a CDS encoding glyoxalase superfamily protein yields MNLSAGIPILRIFSVDKAMEFYLDFLGFTLDWEHRFEDGLPLYAQVRRSGLTLHLSEHHGDATPGSTVFVPVVDIDALHRELSAKDYPYARPGVEDVGWGRMLQVADPFGNRLRFCEVTGD; encoded by the coding sequence ATGAACCTGTCCGCCGGCATCCCCATCCTCCGCATCTTCTCGGTCGACAAGGCCATGGAGTTCTACCTGGATTTCCTCGGCTTCACGCTCGACTGGGAGCATCGCTTCGAAGACGGATTGCCCCTGTACGCGCAGGTCAGGCGCAGCGGCCTGACGCTGCATCTGAGCGAGCACCATGGCGATGCCACGCCGGGGTCGACCGTGTTCGTGCCGGTAGTGGATATCGATGCGCTGCACCGGGAGCTGTCCGCCAAGGACTATCCGTACGCCCGGCCCGGTGTGGAGGACGTGGGCTGGGGCCGGATGCTGCAGGTGGCCGACCCGTTCGGTAACCGGCTGCGGTTCTGCGAGGTGACCGGGGATTAG
- a CDS encoding aliphatic sulfonate ABC transporter substrate-binding protein: protein MTPLHTSRRRWLLAAAGAAAAAALPGVSAGQGLTALRIGYQKSSTLMILLKSRQTLEKALAPRGVAVQWYEFTSGLPLLEALNLGNIDLSADVADAVPPFALAAGASLTYYATETPSPQAQAIVVRADSPIREVAQLKGQRVAFAKGAGAHYLVLEALARAGLSIRDIEPAYLSPADARAAFERGSVAAWVIWDPFLAAVQRQSNARVLRDGEGLSSYRRFYLAATPFARTHAEVLEVVFDALRDAGDWVKRNPAEAARWHAPLIGLDVATVEAANARRSYAVRTVDAAALAEQQRIADAFAAQGILPRKVAVSASPVWRKA from the coding sequence ATGACCCCGCTTCACACTTCCCGCCGCCGCTGGCTTCTGGCCGCAGCGGGCGCGGCCGCTGCCGCTGCGTTGCCTGGCGTCAGCGCGGGGCAGGGGCTGACGGCGCTGCGCATCGGCTACCAGAAGTCTTCCACGCTGATGATCCTGCTGAAATCGCGGCAGACGCTGGAAAAGGCCCTCGCGCCCAGGGGCGTGGCGGTGCAGTGGTATGAGTTCACCTCGGGTCTGCCGCTGCTGGAGGCGCTGAACCTCGGCAACATCGACCTCAGCGCCGACGTGGCCGACGCGGTGCCGCCGTTCGCGCTGGCCGCGGGCGCTTCGCTGACGTATTACGCGACCGAGACGCCGTCGCCGCAGGCGCAGGCGATCGTGGTGCGCGCCGATTCGCCGATCCGCGAGGTGGCCCAGCTCAAGGGCCAGCGCGTGGCGTTCGCCAAGGGCGCGGGCGCGCACTACCTGGTGTTGGAAGCGCTGGCGCGCGCGGGACTGTCGATCCGCGATATCGAGCCGGCTTACCTGAGTCCCGCCGATGCGCGCGCCGCGTTCGAGCGCGGCAGCGTGGCGGCGTGGGTCATCTGGGACCCGTTCCTGGCGGCGGTGCAGCGCCAGTCCAATGCGCGCGTGCTGCGCGATGGCGAAGGGCTGTCGAGCTATCGCCGCTTCTACCTGGCCGCCACGCCGTTCGCGCGCACGCATGCCGAGGTGCTCGAGGTGGTGTTCGACGCGCTGCGCGACGCCGGCGACTGGGTCAAGCGCAACCCCGCCGAGGCCGCGCGCTGGCACGCACCGCTGATCGGCCTGGATGTCGCCACGGTCGAAGCCGCCAACGCGCGCCGCAGTTATGCCGTGCGCACTGTCGACGCAGCGGCGCTGGCCGAGCAGCAGCGCATTGCCGATGCCTTTGCCGCGCAGGGCATCCTGCCGCGCAAGGTGGCGGTGTCGGCCTCGCCGGTCTGGCGCAAGGCGTAA